Within the Flavobacterium sp. N502536 genome, the region ACAATTAGTTATATTTGATAAAGATTTGATAACATTAATACCTAAAGATATGAAAAAGTGTGTAATTTTAGTTGCAATATTGTTCTCTGGAATTTTAGTTGCACAAGAGATAAAACCGGAATTGGAAGTTGTTGGAAATAGAGTAAAAGCTACTTATTATTATCAAGATGGTACTATTCAACAAGAAGGTTTCTTTAAAGACGGTAAGTTAGATGGTGTTTGGGTATCGTATGATGCAAAAGGAAATAAGATGGCGGTTGGAGAATACACTGAAGGAGTGAAAACCGGAAAATGGATGTTCTTTAACGACAAAAATCTTTGCGAAGTTGCTTATGAAAACAGCAAAGTAGCATCCGTTAAAAATTTACAGAAAAATGCTTTAGCAAACAGAAATTAATAAAATTTCGAACGATTTATAAAACCGCTTTTAAAGGCGGTTTTTTTATGCCTTATTCTTTTTAGATTTTTTGTTTCTTCCGTACCAGATTACAAAACCGGTTACGGGTAAGGCCGCAGCGGTGAGACTGATAAGGAAGGCAAGGATTTTTCCGGGCAGGTCTAAGATCTGTCCCGTATGAATGCCGTAATTCATTTCGACCACCTGTAAACCCAGGCTTTTTTTGTGGTAAGGGTCGCTTTGTATTAACTCTCCGCTGTTGGGATGGAAATAATAATTGCTTTGATGGTCGTATCGCAGAGCATGCGGATAGGCTCCTGTGCCAATAATATCGCCTTTTTGCTGAGGAAACGTAACATAATACATTCCGGCTTTGGGCTGCAGCTGTACGGTGGTGGTAAAAGCGCGATCGACGGCATGAAGTGTATTATTGCTAAATTTGGTGGTATCGATGATGGGTGCTTTTGTTTCGAGGGCTTTATCTCCGCCAAAATTGAATGTTTTATAGATTCCGTCACCTACCCATTCGTAGGTAAAAGTTAGGCCGGTAATGGCAATAATAGCTGCTATTAGCGAAATGTAAAATCCGGAGGTGTTGTGCCAGTCGTAATTGACGCGTCTCCATTTGGCCGACCATTTAATCGTAAAGCTTCGTTTCAGATCGCTTTTTCGTTTGGGCCACCATTGAATAAGCCCTGAAATTAGTAATAGAATGAAGATGATGGTTGCGCCTCCAACAATGTGCTTTCCGATATAATCCGGTAAAAGCAAATACAGATGGATGTATTCGACAATGATAAAAAAGTCAGTTTCGGGATCTTCAATTTTTAAATGTTTTCCGGTGTAGGGATTAAAATAGAGGTATAAACTTCCTATGTCAGAATAGGTATAAACCATTGCAGAACGGTTTTTTCCGTAATACGAAACCATGGTTGATTTGTAATTTGGAAGAATTTCTTTGGCCTTTTCCTGTAATACAGAAGGCATTACAAAAGGTTTGTTCTGGGGTTCAACAAGCCGCCATTCTTTGCGCGTAAGGTCTTTTATTTCATCATGAAAGCAAAAAATACAACCGGTAATACTGACAATAAAAACAATAAGCCCGGAAATTAATCCGAGCCATTTGTGCAGAAATCGTATTTGCGTTTTGAATCCCATTTTTTTGTAAAACGTAAAAGTATACGCTAAATTAATGGGGAGCAAGTATTTCTAATTATTTTTCAATAACCGCTTCTTTTTTAGGTTTTAAAGAATACGCCACATAAAGGGTTATGGAAGCGAGGAAAATCCAGAAAACATCAATAAAGAAAATCTGAATTTTGTTTTGCAGGAAAGAATCCCAAAACCAGGTTCCGGACACTATTCCATTTGTAATCGGAACTAAAAACCCCAGTATACTTCCTAAAATTAAGCAGCATTTGTTGGTAAAAGCATCATTCTTTTTGAGAATAAAAAATACAGTAAGAAGGAGCCATCCCACAAAATACACCAGATACAACTGGCCCTGAGTCAGGGGATAGAATATTTTGACAGCAATAAAAGCCAATGCTGTAATGGGATACATGCTCAGGCATATGGCCAAATAAATTCGAACTACTGCCGCATTAAAGCGTCTTTTCTTTTCGGGCAGATTGTTTTTTTGTCTGGCTACCAACCAAATCATAACACCCGAGATGATGACAAAACAGGTAATTATGCCTAAAACGAAACTTACAATTTTGAGGGCATAACCGCCATAATCGCCAAAATGTATGCGATATAACACATTTTTTACGACATCTAAATAGTTGGTTTGCGTAATCGGATTTTTTCGGGCAATTTCTTTTCCGTTCGCAATTCGATAGACTATTTTTCCAATTCCGGTGAATTTTTTGTGGCTTAACATTTCACCTTCAACCAAAACGTGCATGTTGGCATCTCCGTAATTCTGAATAAAAACGCGGGTGATTTCAAAGTCTTTCCAATTGCTTTTCGCTTTGGCAACAAGCTGATCGATATTAAAGGGAGCGGCTAATTTTTTGTTGTCGAATTTGTAATCAGGATCGGTGTATTCTAATTCTTTGTACAATTTATCCTGATCGCCTTTGTATAAGGCCATTACTGCCGGAGCCACAATTAAAAGTTTAATCATAAAAAAAGTTCCTGTTACGGCATATACAAACTGAAATGGCAGGCCAATCATTCCTAAGGCGGTATGTGCATCTGTCCATAAGGTTTTTAGTTTTTCTTTCGGACGGAAGATATAGAAGTTGGAAACGATTTTTTTCCAGTGCAGCAAAAGTCCGGTTACGATGGCAAATAAAAAGAACAATGCGGTGAAACCCGATAGGTAGTACCCAACAGGATAAGGGATTTGTGCGAGAAAATGCAAACGGTATAAAAACTCCCCCAGCGAATACGATTGTTCGTAGGTAAAGGTTTTAAAGGTTTTGGTGTCAAGGTAGAAGAAGGATCCTTCTTTTTGTTCTTTCGGTGCCAAAGTGTCTTTTGTGCCTTCCATATAAATGGCAACTCTTCGTTCTATGTTTGGTTTAGAAATGGTAATATTTCTTCCGTGCAGGACGTATTCTTTGTCAAGTTTCTTTAGGGCCGAATTATAGTCCAGTTGAATTTCTCTATTGATAGCTGAGGATTCATTTCTTTCCCAATTGATGATTTCATCCCTGAAGAAAGAAAAGGAGCCTGCGAAGAAAATCACAAAAAGCACGACACTGATTACAATTCCGCTAACGGTATGGGTATGAAAATAGATGTTGTAATTACGATTGTTCATAGGTTATTTTGCTATTGGATTGTAGGTTTGACCAAGGTAGATTAAAAGAGAAAAAACTAATGAAAGCAGGATATAGATTCCCCAGATTTTCCATCCGCTTTTGGCCAGAAAAGCAATAACCATAAGGGCCACCCAAAGGATGAATCCGCTAAAAGCCATGGTCATTAATATGTTGGCACGGTTGAACCAGGCTGCTAAGGCCAAATGAAAAGTAACTGAAACAAAATAGCCGCCTAAGATAGCAGCTGTAATTTTGGCAAATCGTTGCCATTTGGATTGGGTTAAATATTTTGGATTTGCCGGCATATTTTGGTTAGCAATAAGTTAGTAGTAATAAAATTCCAGTAAAGCAGCGAGTATGAAAAAAGCAAGAATTGCGTATCGGCTTATTTTTTTGAGCGGCGCTAAAATGATGATGAGACTTCCAATGGTCATGAGCTGAATGAAGAACATAAAGGTTCCGCAGCACAAGGATTGTGTAAACAGCCAAAGCGCATAAGCGAGTAAAAGAAGCCCCAAGCCCAAAATTTTGGTTGGTTTAGGATTGCTTTTCATCCACTTTTCAAAACCTAAATCATACGATAATGCAGCTCTTTTTGAAGTGTAATAAAGGGTGTAAAAAGCTAAAAAAACGATTAGACTTGCAATTGTTATCATGATTGACAGAATTTAAAAAACACCTTTCCGTACAAAGAAAGGTGTTTTTTTGTTTTGTATTAGAATTTGTAAGCGAAGCTTGCCGCTACACTTCTCATGTTTCTTGGGTGAATGGTAGACCAGCCATCGTAAGTGTCTGCGTTGGCGATGTTATCCATTTTTAACGTCAAAGTAAATTTCTCTGCTGAATAGAAAATAGAAGAGTTTAGTACAGTGTATTCCGGGATGGTAAATGCTCCGGTCGTTTTTCTGTTCATGATCTTGTTATCTCCTACATAATTTCCTCCAAAACCTAGTCCAAAGCCTTGTAGTGGTCCTTCAAGGAATTTGTAACTCGCCCAAAGATTGGCTAAGTTTTGTGCTCCGGCACTTTCAGGTCTGAAACTTACAAATTCAGGATCTCCGGCAGTTAATACCGCGTCGTTATAGCTGTAGCCAAATACGATGTTTAAACCGGCAACAGGGTTAGAAACGATTTCGGCTTCAAAACCTTTGTTTTTCTGACCTCCATTTTGGTAAGAAGTTGAGTTCGTAGCATCCGTTCTAATGCTGTAAACCTGATCGGTAACTTTAATGTCATAGTAGCTGAAAGTAGCGTATAGTTTGTCTTTAAACAGATTAAGTTTGGTACCTACCTCAAATTGATTGGCATGTTCAGGGTTGTAAACTCTTGGAGTTCTAACACCACCACTCATATCTTCTCCAGGGGCAACGTTAGAGAATCCATCCATGTAATTGGCGAAAATAGAAACTTTATCTAAAATCGGCTGGTATACTAATCCGAATTTTGGAGAAAAAGCAGTTTGATTGTATCCACCGTTGTCTGCGTTCATGAAACGGTCAACACGTAAACTTGCCATGGCAGACAATGCCGGCGTAAAGTTGATTACGTCTGAAACATAAACACTGTAAACTTCCTGTTTTGTTTTGTTGTTGTTGGTTGTTGCTTTTGCTAAAAGAGCATCGGTTCCTGATTTTGATAAATTTCCGTTATCACCGGTTGTAATGTATTTTGTTGGATCGGTAATTTTGAAAACATTTTCGTTTACGGTTTGTAAACTTGCATTACCAATATAGATGCTTCCGTTACCAATATAACTGGTTCCGTTGTCTGTCGAAGAGTTGTTGAAGTAGTCAAAACCGGCAACAATTCTGTTTCTTAACTTACCGATTTTAAAGTCACCAATAAAATTTTGTTGAATATCTGTAGTTAAGGTTGTTGAATTTTGATAGTTGATATAACGATCTAAGACGATACCTTCTTTAATTGCCGAAAAGCGTTTGGTTCCTTCATATAAATAAGAGTAATACCCTTCAGATCTTGATGATCCTCTTGACAGAACCGTTTGTGAGGTCCATTCGTTGTTAAATTTATAAACCATTTGACCTTGCAGGTTGTAAGATGGAGTTTCGATAGCAAGCTGGTTGCTGGTATAAGAACGCTTGTTGTCGTATCCAAGTTCTTTCATGTTGTGAACTCTTAAAGCTGCACCTCTGTCCAAAAACAACATGGTTGGATTGGTGGCTTTATTGTTCATGAATTCAGTATTCACAAAAAACGAAAGTTTATCGTTTACTTCGTAAGATAGGGATGGGGCAAAAAAGAAGGATTTTTTAAATCCTGCATCCTGAAAACTATTTTCATTGTGATAAGCAGAATTGATGCGAAGATTTACTTTATGTTCGTCGTCTAAAGGAGTGTTAATGTCTGCAGTAACTCTGTTTAGTCCGTAACTTGCGGCAGTATAGCTGATTTCTCCTCCAAAATGATCGTAAGGTCTTTTGGTTGTAATGTTGATTAATCCTCCGTAAGAGATTAAACTACTTCCGAACAGGGTTCCTGAAGGTCCTTTGATTACTTCGATTCTGTCAATGTTGGCAGGATCAAGGCTTCCGTTTGTTAGTCCCGGTAATCCGTTAATCATGGTGGGCTGAACGGCAAAACCTCTTAAAGAAAAGTATCCTGCACCATCTCCTCCACGTCCTGTTGAGGCCCAAAGTGTGGTTAATCCCGGTGCATTTTTAAGCGCATCGTCGATATTGGTTACCACTTGTTCTTTTAGTAATTCACCTGTAATAGTAGTATAAACTTGTGGGTTTTCAAGATTTTTAAGGGGTAATCTTGATACTTGCTGATTTTCTTTACGAGCCAACGGATTCTTTTTTCCATGACCGTTGATTACGATCTCATCCAGTTGTTCAGAGTTTGAACTGATGGTGAAGTCTTCTACGATTTCGTCTCCGGCATTAAGAGAAACACTTTTTTCTTTGGAAGAATGTCCAACAGCCGAAACCTTGATGATGTAACTTCCCGGTTTGATGTTTTTAATTTCGTAAAAACCTTTACTGTCGGTGTTGGTTCCAATCTTGGTTCCTTTTAATACAATGGTTACATTATCGGCAGCCTGATTGTTCGTTAGGCTAATCTGACCTTTTAGAGATGCTTTGCCCTGTGCCGAAATTGTGGTAGCAGCCAATAGGAAGAAGCAGAAGTTTAAAAAGGAAACGGTAAACTTATATTTCATTTTTTATTTAGAATTGATTTGAATAGTGCAAATTTAATTGCAGAATACAAGCCAAACAAGTTATTCTTATTTATTCTAAATAAAATAGTTTTTAGGGGTTAAAATTTTTGTTTGTTTAAAATTTTAACATCTTAAGGAGATTTTAAGGCAATATTAAGAAAAAAAACCTGCTCAAATGAATGAGCAGGTTTTATATGATTGTAGAAAATTATTACAATTACAATTCTAAAGCACGCTTAGCATCGCCATTCATTAATAATTCTAACGGATTTTCTAAAGCTTCTTTTACAGCTACTAAGAAACCAACTGACTCACGTCCGTCGATGATTCTGTGGTCGTAAGAAAGCGCTACGTACATCATTGGGTGAATTTCAACTTTACCGTTTACAGCAATTGGACGCTCGATAATGTTGTGCATTCCTAAAATTCCTGATTGAGGAGGGTTGATAATTGGTGTACTTAACATACTTCCAAAAACACCACCATTAGTAATAGTGAATGTTCCACCAGTCATATCGTCAACTGTAATTTGACCGTCACGTGCTCTAAGTGCTAATCTTTTGATTTCAGCTTCGATTCCACGGAAAGTTAATAATTCAGCGTTACGAACTACAGGAACCATTAAACCTTTTGGTCCTGAAACTGCGATAGAAATATCAGCAAAGTCATAAGCTACTTTATAATCACCATCCATCATAGAGTTTACGTCCGGATACAATTGTAAAGCTCTTGTAACTGCTTTTGTAAAGAATGACATGAATCCTAAACCAAGACCACCATGTTTTGCTTTGAAAGCATCTTTGTATTCGTTACGAATTTGGTTGATTGGTGTCATGTTAACTTCGTTGAAAGTCGTTAACATTGCTGTTTCGTTTTTAGCAGCTACTAATCTTTCTGCTACTTTACGACGCAACATTGATAATTTGGTACGCTCAGTTCCACGGCTTCCACCAGTTGGAGTTCCCATTGAAGGTACTGCATTTACCGCATCATCTTTAGTGATTCTGCCTCCTTTACCAGTTCCTGAAACTGTTGCCGGTGCTATGTTTTTTTCGTCTAATATTTTTCTTGCTGCCGGAGATGGAGTTCCTGCTGCATAACTTGTAGCTGCCGGAGCCTGAACCGGAGCTGCTTTTGGAGCTTCAGCTTTTACTTCTGCTTTTGGAGCCTCAGCCTTTGGAGCTTCAGCTGCCGGAGCAGATCCTGATGGTTTTGCTGCACTTGTATCAATTAAACAAACTACAGCACCTACTGCTACTGCATCACCTTCTTCTGCTTTTAGCGTAATTGTTCCGCTTGCTTCAGCCGGTAATTCAAGAGTAGCTTTGTCTGAATCAACTTCAGCAATAGCTTGATCTTTTTCTACATAATCTCCGTCTTTTACTAACCAAGTTGCAATTTCAACTTCTTTTATTGATTCCCCTGGTGATGGGACTTTCATTTCTAAAATCATCTTATTTTTTGTTTAAGGTTTTTATGGTTTAAAGTTTCCGGTTGTTGAACCGAAAACTTTAAACTTGAAACATTGTTTTTTATCTGAATAAATTTTTATCGAAAACCATTCTAATTGCATCAGCATGACGACGTTTTGAACGTGTGTAACTTCCTGATGCAGGAGCAGAATAAGCTTTTAATGAAGCCAATCTCCATTTTACAAGGTCAAAGTTCATCAGCATAAAGCTGTAAGCTCCCATGTTTTTAGGCTCTTCCTGTGCCCAAACATAATCGTCAACATTTGGATATTGTGCGATGATTTCTTTGATTTGTTCTACTGGGAAAGGGAATAATTGCTCGATACGAACAACTGCAACATCATTTCTTCCGTTGTTTTCTCTTTCAGCTACAATATCGTAGTAGAATTTACCGGTACAGAATACTAAAGATTTTACGTCTTTTTTGTTTACTGTAGTATCGTCAATTGTTTCCTGGAAACTTCCTGTTGCTAATTCTTCAACAGTTGATACGCATCTTGGATCACGTAACAAACTTTTTGGAGAGAAAACAACCAAAGGTTTACGGAAGTCTGTTTTCATTTGTCTTCTTAACAAGTGGAAGAAGTTGGCTGGCGTTGTACAATCGGCAACATACATATTGTGTCTTGCGCAAAGCTGTAAGTAACGTTCCATTCTTGCAGAAGAGTGTTCAGCTCCCTGACCTTCATATCCGTGAGGCAATAATAAAACAATACCGTTTTGGTTGTTCCATTTGTCTTCTCCACAAGAAATGTACTGGTCAATCATGATCTGAGCTCCGTTAGAGAAATCTCCAAATTGTGCTTCCCAGATCGTTAAGGCATTTGGATTGGCTAATGCATATCCATAATCAAAACCAAGAACACCATATTCAGATAAAAGAGAGTTGAATACACCAAATTTTCCTTTTTTGTTCTCAATAGAGTTCAATAAAATTACTTCTTCTTCAGAGTCTTCTACTTTAACCACTGCATGACGGTGAGAGAAAGTACCACGTTCTACGTCCTGACCAGAAATACGAATATCAAATCCTTCTGTTAAAAGTGAACCGTAAGCCAATGCTTCTGCAGTTCCCCAATCAAGTGTATTGTTGTCGTATCCTACTTTTCTGTCCGTAACAATTTTAGTTATTTTGCTAATGAACTTTTTGTCTGATGGTAAAGTCGAGATCGTATTGATGATAGAATCCAGTCCTTTTTTATCAAAAGTAGTGTCTACTTTTTCAAGCATTTGTGTATCTGTTACCTGAACAAATCCATTCCATTCGTTTTTCATGAATGGAGTTATAATCGTCAAATCTTTTTTACGGGAAGCTTCTAAGTTCTCCTCCATAGCCGATTTGTATTCTTTTTCTAAAGCATTTACATAAGTAGCATCGATTATGCCGTCAGACAATAATTTCTCTGCATAAATATCTCTTGGATTTTTATGTTTAGCGATGATTTTATATAAAACCGGTTGTGTAAAACGAGGCTCATCACCTTCGTTATGACCGTATTTTCTGTATCCTAATAAGTCAATAAATACGTCACGTCCAAATTGCATTCTGTAGTCTAATGCAAAAGATACGGCGTGTACCACAGCTTCAGCATCATCAGCATTTACGTGTAATACCGGTGAAAGCGTTACTTTGGCAACATCGGTACAGTACGTAGACGAACGTGCATCTAAATAGTTAGTAGTAAAACCAACCTGATTGTTGATTACGATATGAATCGTACCACCTGTTTTGTATCCGTCAAGTTGAGCCATTTGAATGATCTCATACAAGATTCCCTGACCTGCAATTGCAGCATCACCGTGAACGGCAATAGGTAATACTTTTGAGAAATCGTTTGGATAATACTTGTCCTGTTTTGCTCTTGTGATTCCTTCAATTACAGCTCCAACCGTTTCTAAGTGAGAAGGGTTTGGCGCTAAATTGATATTGATGTTTTTTCCTGTTCTTGTTTTTTTGTCAGCTGTAAGACCTAAGTGGTATTTTACGTCACCGTCAAAATATTCCTGATCGTAATCTTTACCGTCAAACTCACCAAAAATATCCTGAGTTGATTTTCCAAAGATGTTAGCCAAAACGTTCAGACGACCACGGTGAGCCATTCCCATTACGAATTGTTCAACTCCTTTTTCAGCAGCTTGCTCGATCAAAGCATCCAAAGCCGGGATGATAGATTCTCCACCTTCTAATGAGAATCGTTTTTGACCTACATATTTAGTGTGTAGGAAGTTCTCAAAAGATACGGCCTGGTTTAATTTATTTAAGATTGTTTTCTTTTCTTCAGAAGAGAAGTTTGGCTGGTTTACATTTACAGCCAGTTTGTCCTGGATCCATTTTACAACGCCGGGATTTCTGATGTACATGTATTCGATACCAATGTGCTGGCAGTAAATAGTCTGAAGACGTGTTACAATATCCTGTAATGTAGAAGGCGCTACTCCGATTGCCTGAGCAGCATCAAAAACTGTTGAAAGATCAGCAGTTGTTAATCCGAAATTTTCGATGTCTAAAGTTGGAGACGATGTTCTGCGATCACGAACAGGGTTTGTTTTGGTAAACAAGTGCCCGCGCGTACGGTATGCATCGATTAATTTTAGGACATTGAATTCTTTTTGTAATTTATCAGAAACTAAACTACAATCTACGTTGTCGTTTGTCACGTATTCAACGATTCGTTGAACCGGATTTTCGTCATTATAAGTCGTTTGTCCAAAGTCGAAACCTTGAAAAAAACTTCTCCAGCTTGGCTCAACGCTATCTGGGTTTACTAAATACTGATCATATAATTGTGCGAAAAACTCTGTATGCGCTGCATTTAAAAATGAAAACCTATCCATAATATGAGTGAATATACTTTTTGTTAAATAGAATCGCAAAAGTACAACAATCACATTTATTTAAATCTTTTTTTTACGTACTTTTACGTAAAAATTTGTTAAAAATAGACTCAACTATGGATAAAAATCAAATTTCAATCGTTTTCAGAACTTTTTTTGTGATTTTGGTAGTCTTATTTTCAAGTTCTGTAATGGCACAGCAAAAATATGTCATAGACAACAGCAATCCTTTTTGGGATAAAGTTCAATTTGGAGGAGGTCTTGGTTTAGGAATTGGTTCCGGATATACGGATATTTCTGTTATGCCAAGTGCCATCTATAATGTAAACGAAATTGTAGCAGTTGGTGTTGGATTACAGTTTGGTTATTTGTCCTCCAAAAACTATTACAGCTCTTTTGTTTATGGTGGAAGTTTGGTTGGACTCGTGAATCCGATTCCTGAAATTCAGTTGTCTGCCGAATTAGAACAAGTTCGTGTAAATACCGATTATAAGTCGACTGCTTATCGACCAAGTTATTCTGATAATTACTGGAATACCGCCCTATACCTTGGCGCAGGTTACCGAACCGGAAGTGTTACTATTGGAGCACGCTACGATGTTTTGTATAATAAGGATACCAGTCTTTACGGATCCGGATTTATGCCTTTTGTGAGGGTTTACTTTTAGAGGTGCTAAGTTTCTGAGGTGCTGAGATGCTAAGGTTTTTAAAATCCGAAAAAATTGAAGAGATATATTTTTATACTTATTGTCATTGTGTTTGTGAGTTGTAATGACTCTAAAAAATCAAATCTTGAAATTCAAAAAGTTGTAAAAAAAGAATTACGACCTTTTTTTGATTCTGATAGAATTGATCATTACTTTGTGAATTACACTCTTGAAAGTATAATTGATTTTGAGGAAAAAAGTAAAAAATCAAAAAAACATCAGGAATTTGAAGATTTATTTATGGGATATTTTCCTGATAGTATTCCTAAAAGAGATTTTGAAGAAATTTTGATAAGTCATAATTATAAGAAATCGAATCTTACAATTAAACAGCAAAAGGAAATTGAAAATGTATTCAGTCAAAAAGATTCTCTACAAATGAGTGCTTATGCTTGTGTTCCTGAATACCGTGATGTTTTTATCTTCAAAAAGAAAGAAAAGACAATTGGGATAGCAAAAATCTGTTTTAAATGTGGTCGTTTCCAAATTATCGGAAGTAAAATTGATACCCAGTATTTTGGACTTTTTGAGGAATTAGATAAATTACATAATATCGTTCGTCCCTATGAGAAAAAAACATAGAGCCTTAGCGCCTTACTTATAATAATTTCGAAACCAAACCTTCTGCCATTCTCTTTTTAAAATCAAAAAAGAAACCTGCTCGGCAAGAATAACCAAATCAGAACCATCTAGTTTTTTGATTTCGTCTTCAGAAACATCAATGATGTAAAGCAGATTGAGGTATTCGGCAAATTTGTACTGAATCATTCGGTAGATCTTCTCGTGAAGCTGAATCTTTAGTTCGTCGGGAGAAATGCTTAACGGGAAATCGATTCCTTCATTTGCCAAATTAAAATCTTTATTAATTTGTTCAATCAGGTTTAGATATAGGTTTTCTTTTTCGGCATCAGCCAATAAAAAATCGGTATTTTCAGGGATCGGAAACATTGATGCTTTTTAAGAATTGACGCAAAGTTAAAACTAAAAAATCATTTAACGGTTGATTCTCTTTCAATGATTCTTGTCGGGAGTTCAATAATTTGATGGGTCACCGGTCGATGTTCTTTCAGGTCTGCAATTTCATCTATTAAAAGTGAAACCGCCTGATGGCCCATTTCAAAGCCGGGCTGATCAATAGTAGTTAGTTTGGGCGAGATAACCGTACTCATAAACCAATTGCTGAATCCAAAAACCGCTACCTGTTCCGGTGTTTTGATTCCGGCCTCATTAAAGTATTTGATAATTCCGATAGCGACCAAATCGGTG harbors:
- a CDS encoding 2-oxoglutarate dehydrogenase E1 component, coding for MDRFSFLNAAHTEFFAQLYDQYLVNPDSVEPSWRSFFQGFDFGQTTYNDENPVQRIVEYVTNDNVDCSLVSDKLQKEFNVLKLIDAYRTRGHLFTKTNPVRDRRTSSPTLDIENFGLTTADLSTVFDAAQAIGVAPSTLQDIVTRLQTIYCQHIGIEYMYIRNPGVVKWIQDKLAVNVNQPNFSSEEKKTILNKLNQAVSFENFLHTKYVGQKRFSLEGGESIIPALDALIEQAAEKGVEQFVMGMAHRGRLNVLANIFGKSTQDIFGEFDGKDYDQEYFDGDVKYHLGLTADKKTRTGKNININLAPNPSHLETVGAVIEGITRAKQDKYYPNDFSKVLPIAVHGDAAIAGQGILYEIIQMAQLDGYKTGGTIHIVINNQVGFTTNYLDARSSTYCTDVAKVTLSPVLHVNADDAEAVVHAVSFALDYRMQFGRDVFIDLLGYRKYGHNEGDEPRFTQPVLYKIIAKHKNPRDIYAEKLLSDGIIDATYVNALEKEYKSAMEENLEASRKKDLTIITPFMKNEWNGFVQVTDTQMLEKVDTTFDKKGLDSIINTISTLPSDKKFISKITKIVTDRKVGYDNNTLDWGTAEALAYGSLLTEGFDIRISGQDVERGTFSHRHAVVKVEDSEEEVILLNSIENKKGKFGVFNSLLSEYGVLGFDYGYALANPNALTIWEAQFGDFSNGAQIMIDQYISCGEDKWNNQNGIVLLLPHGYEGQGAEHSSARMERYLQLCARHNMYVADCTTPANFFHLLRRQMKTDFRKPLVVFSPKSLLRDPRCVSTVEELATGSFQETIDDTTVNKKDVKSLVFCTGKFYYDIVAERENNGRNDVAVVRIEQLFPFPVEQIKEIIAQYPNVDDYVWAQEEPKNMGAYSFMLMNFDLVKWRLASLKAYSAPASGSYTRSKRRHADAIRMVFDKNLFR